A genome region from Passer domesticus isolate bPasDom1 chromosome 27, bPasDom1.hap1, whole genome shotgun sequence includes the following:
- the PGAP3 gene encoding post-GPI attachment to proteins factor 3: MAARAALLLLLLLMAAAAPGPAQGSQGDREPLYRECLSRCERQNCSGAALRHFRARQPLYMGLTGWTCPAECQYECMWQAVRRYQQGGRGVPQFHGKWPFWRFLFFQEPASALASFLNGLASLAMLRRYRAAVPRAAPTYPTCVAFAWVSLNAWFWSTVFHTRDTALTEKLDYFCASAVVLHSVYLCCVRTLGLQRPALISVFRAFLLLFLAGHISYLSLVRFDYGYNLVANAAAGTLTVAWWLRWCVRQGRRLPHVWKCAAAVLLLQALALLELLDFPPLLWVLDAHALWHIGTIPLNVLFYSFLMDDSLYLLKANSDLFKVD; this comes from the exons ATGGCGGCGCGGgccgcgctgctgctgctgctgcttctcatggcggcggcggcgccgggcccggcccaGGGCTCGCAGGGGGACCGGGAGCCGCTGTACCGGGAGTGCCTGAGCCGCTGCGAGCGGCAGAACTGCTCGGGGGCGGCGCTGCGGCACTTCCGCGCCCGGCAGCCGCTGTACATGGGCCTGACAG GCTGGACGTGCCCGGCCGAGTGCCAGTACGAGTGCATGTGGCAGGCGGTGCGGCGCTACCAGCAGGGCGGCCGCGGCGTGCCGCAGTTCCACGGCAAG TGGCCCTTCTGGCGGTTCCTGTTCTTCCAGGAGCCCGCCTCTGCCTTGGCCTCCTTCCTGAACGGGCTGGCCAGCCTGGCGATGCTGCGGCGGTACCGCGCCGCCGTGCCGCGCGCCGCCCCCACCTACCCCACGTGCGTCGCCTTCGCCTGG GTCTCCTTGAACGCCTGGTTCTGGTCCACGGTGTTCCACACCAGGGACACGGCGCTGACGGAG aAGCTGGATTATTTCTGTGCCTCGGCCGTCGTCCTGCACTCCGTGTACCTGTGCTGCGTCAG GACGCTGGGGCTGCAGCGCCCGGCCTTAATCAGCGTCTTCAGAGccttcctcctgctcttcctcGCCGGCCACATCTCCTACCTGAGCCTCGTGCGCTTCGACTACGGCTACAACCTGGTGGCCAACGCTGCTGCGG GCACGCTGACGGTGGCGTGGTGGCTGCGCTGGTGCGTGCGCCAGGGCCGGCGGCTGCCGCACGTGTGGAAATGCGCGGCcgcggtgctgctgctgcaggcgctGGCGCTGCTCGAGCTGCTCGACTTCCCCCcgctgctctgggtgctggaCGCCCACGCGCTCTGGCACATCGGGACCATCCCCCTCAACGTGCTCTTCTACAG TTTCCTGATGGACGACAGCCTCTACCTCCTGAAGGCCAACTCCGACCTCTTCAAAGTGGACTAG